The bacterium genome window below encodes:
- a CDS encoding energy transducer TonB has product MRPLSLPLAVSLAAHGLLLAVVLFWAYSDGTEAPLAGGGGGHGVTVEIIGGEGPHAVSAPQVPEPRESADPEALKLPARKEALRRSKPGSPRGDDVPAGSSGPAGPGQGPEPAGPGSGAGGGSSILAEIRARIERAKRYPLMARRMNIEGVSRVRFAIDASGQPQGLALKSSSGSPVLDEEALSTIRRAAPFPAYDEDLEIGIRFEIDK; this is encoded by the coding sequence ATGAGACCCTTGAGCCTCCCCCTCGCCGTCTCCCTGGCCGCGCACGGACTCCTCCTGGCCGTCGTCCTTTTCTGGGCCTATTCGGATGGGACGGAGGCCCCGCTCGCGGGCGGCGGCGGCGGACACGGGGTCACCGTCGAGATCATCGGCGGCGAGGGACCCCACGCCGTTTCCGCGCCTCAGGTCCCCGAACCCAGGGAATCGGCCGATCCGGAGGCCTTGAAGCTTCCCGCGCGGAAGGAAGCGCTTCGCAGATCCAAGCCGGGGAGTCCGCGGGGAGACGACGTCCCCGCCGGGTCGTCGGGTCCCGCGGGACCCGGACAGGGCCCGGAACCGGCCGGACCCGGGTCCGGGGCGGGGGGCGGGAGTTCGATCCTGGCCGAGATCCGGGCGCGCATCGAGCGGGCCAAACGCTACCCCCTGATGGCGCGGCGCATGAACATCGAAGGCGTCTCGCGCGTGCGCTTCGCGATCGACGCCTCCGGACAGCCTCAAGGCCTCGCCCTCAAGTCCTCCTCCGGCTCTCCCGTGCTCGACGAAGAGGCGCTCTCGACCATCCGCCGCGCCGCGCCGTTTCCCGCTTATGACGAGGACCTGGAGATCGGAATCCGTTTTGAAATCGACAAGTAA
- a CDS encoding DUF3047 domain-containing protein gives MKRLLLTALLTMTSLAAAAIPAHAVRNVEDFTQYELDKFPKSFRTYPFQRGKADDVYIVKDEGGNKFLRASDDKDISVQTFKRFIWDTEQYPNFSWKWRAITLPKGGDERNGMPNDSACGIYVTFGGYTGNAIKYVWSTTLPAGTVVEKKPGKFYILVVESGPGGVGSWQTKAVNVMEDYRKIFKSEPKKHPDGFGLLTDGNATHTPAVCDYDDFRISETPF, from the coding sequence ATGAAAAGGCTCCTGCTCACCGCTCTCCTGACGATGACGTCTCTGGCCGCCGCCGCGATCCCCGCCCACGCGGTCCGGAACGTCGAGGACTTCACCCAGTACGAGCTCGACAAGTTCCCCAAGAGCTTCCGGACCTACCCCTTTCAGCGCGGCAAGGCCGACGACGTCTACATCGTGAAGGACGAGGGCGGAAACAAGTTCCTCCGCGCGAGCGACGACAAGGACATCTCGGTGCAAACCTTCAAGAGATTCATTTGGGACACGGAACAATACCCGAACTTTTCCTGGAAGTGGCGGGCGATCACCCTCCCCAAGGGGGGCGACGAGCGGAACGGAATGCCCAACGACAGCGCCTGCGGCATCTACGTGACCTTCGGCGGTTACACCGGCAACGCCATCAAGTACGTTTGGAGCACGACGCTCCCGGCCGGGACCGTGGTCGAAAAAAAGCCGGGCAAGTTTTACATCCTCGTCGTGGAGAGCGGTCCGGGCGGTGTGGGAAGCTGGCAGACCAAGGCGGTCAACGTGATGGAGGATTACCGGAAGATCTTCAAATCGGAGCCCAAGAAGCACCCGGACGGGTTCGGTCTCCTGACCGACGGCAACGCGACCCACACGCCGGCCGTCTGCGACTACGACGATTTCAGGATTTCGGAGACGCCGTTCTAG